A section of the Pochonia chlamydosporia 170 chromosome 2, whole genome shotgun sequence genome encodes:
- a CDS encoding aspartic-type endopeptidase (CtsD) (similar to Metarhizium acridum CQMa 102 XP_007808149.1) — translation MIPTVVVLQLALWTFSASAFYPYTPLWLKEKEDLNLLGEAKRNAVVEAEDELTFKIEKKAQQNNESPGRLAAKQAVWLKEKYKHTRTGASVDKSVERRANSYKIMEASQPSQSMAAGIDQDGTDYSYFLKAGLGSKGKQLYMLIDTGAGSSWVMGSGCADSPCSMHTTFGKDDSSTLSDGGKTFSISYGSGTVQGTLVTDTISVAGISLQYTFGQASKTSDDFAHFAFDGILGMSMSQGSSDNFLKTLADSKKLDKNLFGIHLNRAADGSNDGEIKFGSANSDKYTGDISYTSVGSKDGDWAIQIDDMTYDGKKAGSGGVLAYIDTGTSFIFGPPDQTKKIHNVIPGSETSDGKTFTVPCDSNKSLTFTFSGVDYKLSPKDWIAPKDSSGKCTSNIYGHEVVKGSWLLGDTFLKNVYTVFDRDEKRIGFAVAAGSQGGSSSSSSSNSPSGSSSPTETTVGPTTGTATTLTTGVTTQPDASTQSKRPPLGLSGHETGTTGSGSAATKPTETPKSAASDVSPQQDAKLAVIVFFAGLIALVA, via the exons ATGATTCCGACTGTGGTTGTACTACAGCTGGCTTTGTGGACGTTCTCCGCATCGGCCTTTTATCCTTACACGCCATTATGGCTCAAGGAGAAAGAGGACCTTAACCTACTTGGGGAAGCCAAAAGAAATGCAGTAGTAGAGGCTGAAGATGAGTTGACGTTTAAAATCGAGAAGAAAGCACAACAG AACAATGAGTCCCCTGGCCGATTGGCAGCGAagcaagctgtctggttgaagGAGAAATATAAGCACACTCGCACAGGAGCGTCTGTCGACAAGTCTGTGGAACGAAGAGCAAATTCGTACAAAATTATGGAAGCCTCTCAACCAAGTCaatccatggctgctggaaTCGACCAGGACGGAACCGACTACTCATACTTTCTGAAAGCAGGCCTGGGGTCTAAAGGCAAGCAGCTGTACATGCTGATCGATACTGGCGCTGGGTCCAGCTGGGTTATGGGCTCCGGTTGTGCCGACTCGCCTTGCTCGATGCACACGACttttggcaaagacgacTCTAGCACACTATCTGACGGCGGCAAAaccttttccatctcataCGGATCTGGAACCGTTCAAGGCACCCTGGTTACCGACACAATAAGCGTTGCAGGCATCAGTTTACAGTATACGTTTGGCCAGGCCTCGAAGACCTCGGACGATTTTGCTCATTTCGCTTTTGACGGCATTTTGGGCATGTCCATGAGCCAAGGTTCTAGCGATAATTTCTTGAAAACCTTGGCGGATTCTAAGAAGCTTGACAAAAACTTGTTTGGAATACACCTGAACCGGGCCGCAGATGGGTCAAACGATGGCGAGATCAAGTTTGGATCCGCAAATTCCGACAAGTATACTGGGGACATTAGCTACACGTCCGTTGGGTCAAAGGATGGAGATTGGGCCATCCAAATCGATGACATGACATACGACGGCAAGAAGGCTGGCTCAGGAGGCGTCCTTGCTTACATCGACACTGGTACTTCATTCATCTTCGGACCTCCCGATCAAACGAAAAAGATTCACAATGTCATCCCCGGATCTGAAACCTCTGATGGAAAGACGTTCACTGTTCCTTGCGACAGTAACAAGTCTTTGACTTTCACGTTTTCCGGGGTTGACTACAAATTGTCTCCCAAGGATTGGATCGCACCAAAGGACAGCTCTGGCAAATGTACCAGCAACATTTACGGCCACGAGGTTGTCAAAGGGTCTTGGCTCCTGGGCGATACGTTCCTCAAAAATGTATACACAGTATTTGACAGAGATGAGAAGCGAATTGGTTTTGCCGTTGCGGCCGGCTCTCAAGGCGGATCGAGCTCCAGCTCGAGCTCCAACTCTCCCAGTGGCAGCAGTTCGCCAACTGAGACAACTGTAGGTCCTACTACTGGCACTGCAACAACACTGACTACCGGTGTGACAACTCAGCCTGACGCATCCACACAGTCAAAACGGCCACCTCTTGGTCTAAGCGGTCATGAAACGGGCACCACAGGATCTGGTAGTGCTGCCACTAAACCGACGGAGACTCCAAAGTCTGCAGCATCAGACGTTAGCCCACAACAGGACGCCAAACTAGCTGTCATCGTGTTCTTCGCGGGTTTGATTGCCCTGGTTGCTTGA